In the genome of Paenibacillus sp. FSL R5-0766, one region contains:
- a CDS encoding ABC transporter substrate-binding protein, which translates to MKREQRWMKLSVLSLIMMLVLSACGGKAATESNSASEGSSSESVKITMLNSKSEINSQLEQAAKDFHAENPNITLEIVPVGSGQSPFEKASALYASGSPTTMMMLDTGDVEKFKDRVLDLTSESWMKDAVENSTAATTFDGKNYAFPFSIEGYGFIYNQNVLDQAVGGTFDPKSVQTTAQLDELFQKIAATGKSPLIVSPMDWSLGAHYLGLAYGGQSPDRAKVDQFITDLKAGQVDLASNAVFNGLLDTFDLMKTYNIDKASPLSGTYERGPEVLGKGEVGIWFQGNWAWPQISSFDTADGKYGFLPVPVSNNPDDFGNTQISAAVSKRILLDKEKSTPAQQEAAKKFLDWIVYNEKGQDFLVNQASIIPAFNNITLEPTDPLGKSISEYIKAGKIEESMSTLPADHWSKLGASMQKYLADVIDRAGLASEIQAYWSNVK; encoded by the coding sequence ATGAAAAGAGAACAGAGATGGATGAAATTATCGGTATTGTCTTTGATTATGATGCTTGTATTGTCGGCATGTGGAGGTAAAGCAGCGACGGAGTCCAACTCCGCCTCAGAGGGTAGCAGCAGTGAGAGTGTCAAAATTACCATGCTTAATTCCAAATCGGAAATTAACAGTCAGCTGGAACAAGCGGCTAAAGACTTCCATGCCGAAAATCCAAATATCACACTCGAAATTGTACCTGTAGGCAGTGGACAGTCTCCGTTTGAAAAAGCGTCTGCTTTGTATGCCTCCGGCAGCCCTACAACGATGATGATGCTGGATACAGGGGATGTCGAGAAATTCAAGGATCGTGTTCTGGATCTCACATCCGAGTCTTGGATGAAGGATGCTGTGGAGAACAGCACAGCGGCTACAACGTTTGATGGCAAAAATTATGCCTTCCCGTTCTCTATTGAAGGATATGGATTCATCTATAACCAGAATGTTTTGGATCAGGCAGTAGGTGGGACATTTGATCCAAAGTCTGTACAGACCACTGCACAGCTCGATGAGCTGTTCCAAAAGATCGCCGCTACTGGAAAATCACCTTTGATTGTATCTCCGATGGATTGGTCGCTTGGTGCGCATTATCTGGGGCTTGCATATGGTGGGCAGTCGCCGGACCGTGCGAAGGTGGACCAATTCATTACTGACCTGAAGGCAGGTCAAGTGGACCTTGCATCCAATGCCGTATTTAATGGCTTGTTAGATACATTTGACCTGATGAAAACTTACAATATTGACAAGGCTTCTCCACTGTCCGGAACCTATGAGCGTGGACCTGAGGTGCTTGGCAAGGGTGAGGTAGGTATCTGGTTCCAAGGCAACTGGGCATGGCCGCAAATTTCAAGCTTTGATACAGCAGATGGAAAATACGGCTTTCTCCCGGTACCTGTGAGCAATAATCCGGATGATTTCGGTAATACGCAAATCTCTGCTGCCGTATCCAAACGAATATTGCTGGATAAGGAAAAGAGCACACCAGCCCAGCAGGAAGCAGCGAAGAAATTTTTGGATTGGATCGTTTATAACGAAAAAGGTCAGGATTTTCTGGTGAATCAAGCCAGTATTATTCCGGCATTCAACAACATTACATTAGAGCCAACCGATCCACTTGGCAAATCCATTAGTGAATACATCAAGGCAGGCAAAATAGAGGAATCAATGAGCACACTTCCTGCGGATCACTGGTCCAAACTGGGTGCATCCATGCAGAAATATTTGGCTGACGTCATTGACCGTGCCGGACTTGCCAGTGAAATTCAGGCATACTGGAGCAACGTGAAATAA
- a CDS encoding LacI family DNA-binding transcriptional regulator, which yields MATIHDVALRAGVSVTTVSRVLNNRGYISQKTRDKVYQTMDELNYRPNEIARSLLRKQSNVIGLIIPDVSHPFFGELASYVEYHAYRNGFKIMLCNSHMDPSKEREYVEMLKGNRVDGIIMGSHTLEVDEYMNLHSPIVTFDRKIGEDIPFISSDNYQGGVMAAELLLSKNRRHFAHICGNLELQMLSNRRTTGFVDTLQAHGVKPVMIHETDLNVFDQHQYTELVDKLLAQHPEVDGLFVTSDLMAVHALKQIVLGGRKVPDDIAIVGYDDSRAAAYTVPGITTIRQPVEAMAKLAIDLIRRQLAEEKIGMEHILPVTIVERETT from the coding sequence ATGGCAACTATTCATGATGTTGCACTCAGGGCAGGAGTTTCTGTAACTACCGTCTCGCGTGTATTAAACAACCGGGGATATATCAGTCAGAAGACTCGGGACAAAGTGTATCAAACCATGGACGAACTAAACTATCGACCCAACGAAATTGCCCGTTCTCTTCTGCGTAAACAATCCAATGTTATAGGCTTGATTATTCCCGATGTATCCCATCCGTTTTTTGGAGAACTGGCTAGCTATGTTGAGTATCATGCTTACCGGAATGGATTTAAAATTATGTTATGCAATTCTCACATGGACCCTTCCAAAGAGCGTGAATATGTGGAAATGCTTAAGGGGAATCGCGTGGATGGCATTATTATGGGAAGTCATACACTGGAAGTTGATGAGTATATGAATCTGCATTCCCCAATCGTGACCTTTGATCGTAAGATCGGTGAAGACATCCCGTTTATCTCATCTGATAACTATCAGGGAGGGGTTATGGCTGCTGAATTACTGCTCTCGAAGAACAGACGACATTTTGCACATATCTGCGGTAATTTGGAATTGCAAATGCTGTCCAATCGCCGGACGACAGGTTTCGTTGATACCTTGCAGGCTCATGGAGTCAAACCGGTCATGATTCATGAAACCGATCTCAATGTGTTTGATCAGCATCAGTATACGGAATTGGTGGATAAACTGCTTGCACAACACCCGGAGGTGGATGGGCTCTTTGTAACGAGTGATCTGATGGCGGTGCATGCACTGAAGCAGATCGTGTTAGGTGGGCGCAAGGTACCTGACGATATCGCTATTGTAGGTTATGATGACAGTCGTGCGGCAGCGTATACGGTGCCTGGCATTACAACGATCAGGCAGCCGGTGGAGGCCATGGCTAAGCTGGCGATTGATCTGATTCGGCGCCAACTCGCGGAAGAGAAGATCGGAATGGAGCATATTTTGCCAGTTACCATCGTGGAGAGAGAGACGACCTGA
- a CDS encoding FixH family protein, with protein MSGQARWFMPFLVLILLIAGCSYEEQSASGEMPEMIKVKLDVPEKATLHKPTRLQVKLTQGDAPLSHADHVQFQIWNELDDPPSVSPEQGMMTADELENQGAITAKEAEEGLYEIQHTFEEPGTYVVQVHVTHGAMHSMPRARIVAE; from the coding sequence ATGAGCGGACAAGCTCGGTGGTTCATGCCCTTCCTGGTGCTAATCCTTTTGATCGCTGGCTGCTCCTATGAGGAACAGTCTGCTTCCGGGGAGATGCCGGAAATGATCAAAGTGAAACTTGACGTTCCAGAGAAGGCTACTCTTCATAAACCAACACGGTTACAGGTGAAGCTTACACAGGGAGATGCACCGTTAAGTCATGCTGACCATGTGCAATTCCAGATCTGGAATGAGCTTGATGATCCGCCTTCTGTATCTCCGGAACAAGGTATGATGACAGCGGACGAACTGGAGAATCAGGGGGCTATAACTGCCAAGGAGGCAGAGGAAGGGCTGTATGAAATCCAGCATACCTTTGAAGAACCAGGTACGTATGTGGTACAGGTCCATGTTACGCACGGAGCTATGCATAGTATGCCGAGAGCGAGAATTGTAGCGGAATGA
- a CDS encoding disulfide oxidoreductase: protein MSTSSKSERPVRNVDTRLFVAWAVSVIATGGSLYFSEIKGYLPCDLCWYQRIFMYPLTILLGIAYFKDDVGITKYVLPLSFVGGGISLYHVTIQRIFSATGNAVACGKVPCYTDYLNWFGFITIPLLALIAFIIIIVMLWGIGKTPKSS from the coding sequence ATGAGTACATCATCAAAATCGGAGCGTCCAGTGAGAAATGTGGATACCCGGTTATTTGTTGCTTGGGCCGTTTCCGTTATTGCAACAGGGGGGAGTCTCTATTTCAGTGAGATCAAGGGATATCTTCCATGTGATCTATGCTGGTACCAGCGTATATTCATGTATCCACTAACCATCTTGCTGGGCATTGCCTACTTTAAAGATGACGTGGGCATCACCAAATACGTACTCCCACTTAGTTTCGTCGGTGGCGGCATTTCGTTATATCATGTAACGATTCAGCGTATTTTTTCGGCTACAGGTAATGCCGTCGCGTGCGGTAAGGTTCCATGTTATACCGACTATTTGAACTGGTTTGGTTTCATCACGATTCCATTGCTGGCACTGATCGCCTTTATTATCATCATCGTGATGCTGTGGGGTATCGGCAAAACACCAAAATCTTCTTAA
- a CDS encoding copper amine oxidase N-terminal domain-containing protein, with protein MKMKMKKFIAPVLSLTLLMPGIAGAAAAPQTPMTMMKASVNTPAADLRANLDHLLSEHFALAVTAMAKAYDGAKDADAAYKALDQNALDMQPAIASLYGDAGAKEFERIFRAHNKYTDDLVKATKMGNQAGIKQAQANINGFVDEFSTFLSTATEGKLPKAAAKQALKVHEDLVQKVFDEYVAGDYADAYKAYREGFKEMFDVSKALSTAITTQMPEKFENTKADTKAADLRSALNHLASEHFALSALQMQEEFDGRTAASNALITAEAGNTADFKAAIASVYGNDGANAFEKIWVTNHVNAQSDYVKAVKNNDAAARAAVEKRIDGFTTEFATFLDSATAGNLPKAAGQQALTTHENQVQNVLNQYAAGNYDASYTTNREGFKVMFGVGQALGNAIVTQFNDKFQEPATPAPAPDMTTVWMQLNSKMLKINDKTTNMDTTPVLWKNTTYIPLRFLSEGIGATVKWDKKAQQVTVMAGDDILEFWVNNNVMEVNGVKKNVGSTVFVNKDGRTQVPLRFIAELLNWDVKWAQKDGTITLTKSM; from the coding sequence ATGAAAATGAAGATGAAGAAGTTTATCGCACCTGTACTTAGCTTGACACTGTTGATGCCGGGGATCGCTGGAGCAGCTGCCGCACCACAGACACCAATGACCATGATGAAAGCATCCGTGAACACACCTGCGGCTGACCTGAGAGCAAACCTGGACCACCTGTTGTCCGAGCACTTTGCTCTCGCAGTAACCGCAATGGCCAAAGCATATGACGGAGCAAAAGATGCAGATGCAGCCTACAAAGCACTCGACCAGAATGCACTGGATATGCAACCAGCAATCGCTTCCCTATACGGTGACGCAGGTGCCAAAGAATTCGAACGCATCTTCCGCGCTCATAACAAATACACAGATGATCTGGTGAAAGCAACCAAAATGGGCAACCAGGCTGGAATCAAACAAGCACAGGCAAACATCAACGGTTTCGTGGATGAGTTCTCCACATTCCTGAGCACAGCTACCGAAGGCAAGTTGCCAAAAGCAGCAGCCAAACAGGCGCTGAAAGTACATGAAGATCTCGTGCAAAAAGTATTTGATGAGTATGTAGCTGGAGATTACGCTGATGCATACAAGGCTTACCGTGAAGGTTTCAAAGAAATGTTCGACGTAAGTAAAGCACTCTCCACAGCAATTACGACACAAATGCCTGAGAAATTCGAAAATACCAAAGCGGATACAAAAGCAGCTGATCTGAGATCTGCACTCAACCACTTGGCTTCCGAACACTTTGCACTTTCGGCTCTGCAAATGCAAGAGGAATTTGATGGACGTACAGCCGCTTCCAACGCACTGATTACAGCTGAAGCTGGAAACACAGCTGACTTCAAAGCAGCGATTGCTTCCGTTTACGGTAACGACGGTGCCAATGCTTTCGAGAAAATTTGGGTAACGAACCACGTCAATGCACAAAGCGATTATGTAAAAGCTGTTAAAAACAATGATGCTGCGGCCCGTGCGGCAGTAGAGAAACGTATTGATGGATTTACAACAGAATTCGCTACATTCCTGGATTCAGCAACAGCTGGCAATCTGCCAAAAGCAGCAGGACAACAAGCGCTGACAACGCATGAAAATCAAGTACAAAACGTATTGAATCAATATGCAGCAGGTAACTATGATGCTTCGTACACAACAAATCGTGAAGGCTTCAAAGTGATGTTTGGTGTAGGCCAAGCCCTGGGTAATGCCATCGTGACTCAATTCAACGACAAATTCCAAGAGCCAGCAACACCTGCACCGGCGCCAGATATGACAACGGTGTGGATGCAACTGAACAGCAAAATGCTGAAAATTAACGACAAAACAACCAACATGGACACCACACCAGTGCTTTGGAAAAACACAACATACATTCCACTGCGTTTCTTGAGTGAAGGTATTGGCGCAACAGTGAAATGGGACAAAAAAGCACAACAAGTAACGGTAATGGCTGGCGATGATATCCTTGAATTCTGGGTGAACAACAACGTGATGGAAGTGAACGGTGTGAAGAAAAATGTGGGTTCAACTGTATTTGTAAATAAAGATGGACGTACACAAGTACCTCTGCGCTTCATTGCTGAACTTCTGAACTGGGATGTGAAATGGGCACAAAAAGATGGTACCATTACGCTGACTAAATCAATGTAA
- a CDS encoding stalk domain-containing protein, with amino-acid sequence MMKKNMKKSVATMMVLGMTLTGATGVFAGTQLEKISAYLNHGISFNVDGAAYSPTDGNGNKLAPITYNNSTYLPVRALADALHVPVSYDGKKGQVMIGQATSNPSALTNVTYSAAQKEAIQKAFAQFDGFETAYAPQQMIAGDTFKSVGAGGDGVSFVFNHMKVDVSPRDYSDGYTSKDVKLSNGVIAKWYTPDQTGMLTFQLDDRYVTLSSPDHKLSQAQLQQVAVSVQKSNSNNDQGITAFADVNYSKQQLDNIRKAFAKFDGFTTAYAPQHMVAGDTFKSVGAGGDGVNFVFNRMNVTVSPKDYSFSYDGKTVKLPNGVSAKWYTPDQTDMLTFKLDDRYVTISSPNNQLTHTQLEQMAVSVQKVK; translated from the coding sequence ATGATGAAAAAAAACATGAAGAAATCCGTAGCAACGATGATGGTACTGGGCATGACTTTAACAGGAGCAACAGGCGTATTTGCCGGAACGCAACTGGAGAAAATCTCTGCATACCTTAACCATGGAATCAGCTTTAATGTCGATGGCGCGGCTTACTCACCAACCGATGGCAATGGCAACAAACTTGCGCCAATTACTTATAACAACTCTACTTATCTGCCCGTACGAGCGCTTGCCGATGCACTGCATGTGCCTGTATCCTATGACGGCAAAAAAGGACAGGTCATGATCGGCCAAGCAACAAGCAATCCATCAGCTTTGACAAATGTAACGTATAGCGCAGCACAAAAAGAGGCGATTCAAAAAGCTTTTGCACAATTCGATGGGTTCGAGACCGCTTATGCACCTCAGCAGATGATCGCAGGTGACACGTTCAAAAGTGTAGGTGCGGGTGGCGACGGCGTCAGTTTTGTTTTCAACCATATGAAAGTGGATGTGTCCCCAAGAGATTATTCGGACGGTTATACGAGCAAAGACGTGAAACTCTCCAATGGTGTTATTGCCAAATGGTACACACCAGATCAAACGGGCATGCTCACGTTCCAACTGGATGATCGCTACGTTACCCTTAGCTCGCCGGATCATAAGCTGAGCCAAGCTCAGTTGCAACAAGTCGCTGTCTCTGTTCAAAAGTCTAACAGCAACAATGATCAAGGGATCACTGCATTCGCTGATGTGAACTATAGCAAACAACAATTGGATAATATTCGCAAGGCATTTGCGAAGTTTGACGGGTTCACAACAGCCTATGCCCCACAACATATGGTTGCTGGAGATACGTTCAAAAGCGTAGGTGCAGGCGGTGATGGTGTAAACTTTGTTTTCAATCGTATGAATGTAACGGTATCCCCTAAAGACTACTCGTTCAGCTATGATGGCAAAACGGTAAAACTGCCTAATGGCGTATCAGCCAAATGGTATACACCAGACCAAACGGATATGCTCACGTTCAAGCTGGATGATCGTTATGTAACCATCAGCTCGCCGAATAACCAATTGACTCACACTCAACTGGAGCAAATGGCGGTATCTGTACAAAAAGTGAAATAA
- a CDS encoding WXG100 family type VII secretion target, producing MNQRIDLSPEELQQLAGEFNKASQNGHDILTQLKTMIDQSEGQWEGERQREFLGRMNDSMTNIGHYLRGLQETSTSLQQTATRFRETDQSR from the coding sequence ATGAACCAGCGTATTGATCTGTCCCCAGAAGAACTGCAACAACTTGCGGGTGAGTTCAATAAGGCATCCCAGAACGGACATGATATTCTTACCCAACTCAAAACGATGATTGATCAGTCTGAGGGACAGTGGGAAGGGGAACGCCAGCGAGAGTTTCTCGGGCGTATGAATGACAGCATGACAAACATCGGTCATTATTTGCGCGGTTTACAGGAAACCAGCACCAGTCTTCAACAGACAGCGACGCGTTTTCGCGAAACGGATCAGTCACGTTAG
- a CDS encoding DUF4176 domain-containing protein yields MEKNIASFLPNGSVIRLKEGTKKLVIYGRKQMLMTEPPRQFDYIGCLYPEGYINPDYTYVFNHEDIEEIIFRGYVDQEEETFAAELERK; encoded by the coding sequence TTGGAAAAAAATATAGCTTCGTTTCTACCGAATGGGTCTGTTATTCGTTTAAAAGAAGGCACCAAGAAGCTTGTCATCTATGGACGCAAGCAGATGTTAATGACAGAACCACCCCGTCAATTTGATTATATTGGCTGTCTATACCCTGAGGGTTACATTAATCCGGATTATACGTATGTATTCAATCATGAAGATATCGAAGAGATCATTTTCAGAGGGTATGTGGATCAGGAGGAAGAGACATTTGCGGCGGAACTGGAGCGTAAGTAG